From Crateriforma spongiae:
GCGGTACCGGTCGCGCCCGCCACGGGAGCCAACACGGCGGTCAGCCCCAGCAAGGCGATCGCCGCAACGGCTTCACAAGCGATCACAAATCGGTTGAAGTTCACAAACCGCAGATAGGCGGGTGCGAGTGACCAATACGCGGTGACGCAGCCGCCGGCCGAAACCAAACACAACGCTGGATAGCCGGCGACATAGGCGTCGCCATACAGTCGCAAGATCCAACGTCCGAACACGATCACCACCGTCATGAAGATCGCACACAGGGATCCGATGAACAGATGCCGTTTCCAGCTCAACTGTCGGGCACGATCGATATCACGCTGATGCACCAGAACCGACATCTGTGGCTGGTAAAGCTTGTCGGTGGACTTGGACAACAACAGGACTTGCAACCCAATCTCCGATGCGGCGGCGAAATAGGCAACCTGGGTCTCAGCAATCGGCAGCATCTCCATAGCGATGATGGGCAACCGGAACAGTGAGGCTCCCAAAAAGCCTGAAACTGCAAAGTAAAACCCTTGGCTCATCCAAACCCCGGTTCGATAAACGGGCTTGCTTTGCCGAATCGTGGAATCGGTGATTCCGATCAACACGCCCCAACACAGAATCGCCCCCAGGACGGAACCGAGACCATAGATGGCGACACCCTGCATGGAGTTGAGTGTTTCGCCGCGTGTCCAGAAATAGAATAAGACAGCTAGGCTGGAACCGGGAATTAGAAACCGCGAAACCAGGCTGCCAAAAACGGACATCCGATTGGCCATCAACAGATCAATGCCGACACCACTGAGCGCGGTCAACGGCAAAAACAGTGCGGCGATCGCCGCGGGGTGACTGGTGAACGGTCCGTCTTTGCGCCATTGGCCGATCAGCATCACCGCGGCCAACGCCACACTGATCAACAACACTGACACGGCGCTGTAGCGGTAATATCCTAACAGCCGTCCCCACCGCTTCTTCAACCGGTACCTGGGCAAAACCTTCATCGCGTACTTGCCGACCCCGGCTTCGGAAATCGTTGTCAGCAAGCCCAAGGTTGCGACGGCCACCGCATAGTCTTCGAATTCATCGGTGCCCAACAGACGTGCGGCAAACACGGACGTGGCGAATCCCAAGACAGAACCGACGACGGTCAGCACCAACAAGATGTTGGCGCGCAGCAACCCGTCGTCGATCTCAACGGTACGGTCTGTGGGAGAATTCGCCATGCTTAGGACTATGTTCCAGCGCGGCGAACATTGCCAGACGCAACGAAAAAATCGGTGTCGGTTCGCACCAAAGACGGGGACAAAACAGCAATTTCAGCAACAGCCATTAGCACGACCGTGCCAATCGACGGTCCGCATTGGCGGTCGGTGCGCCATGACATGACGGTGCCCCATCAATCCAACCGTCGCACAAACCGCTTTCGATAGGCCGCGGGGGTCATCCCGGTGGCTTGTCGAAAACGCTTGGTCAAATGACTCTGGTCGGTATAGCCGACGTCGACCGCAATTTGCGCCAGCGTCAGCGAGGTCGTCGTCAATAATTGCTGCGCCGTCTGGATTCGGACGGACCTCAAATAGTCGTTCGGCGTCATGTGCAACAGTTGGCGAAACCGGCGATTGAAATGAGTCGTCGAAAGGCCCGTCATCTCCGCCATGGACGCCATCGAAATGGGTTCGGCATAGTGACGTTCGATGTACCGTGCGCACGGTAACAGTTCTTGCAGATAACCCGACAGTTCGCTGTCGCGCTCGATGCGGTACATCGATCCGGCCAACCCGATCACCTGACCTTCCGGATCCATCAACGGGGTCTTGGTCGACACGTACCATCGCGGGACTCGGCGACGGTGCAACACCAGCCAGACCTGTCCCGGCATCGGCTGGGCCGACTTCATCACCCGACGATCTTCGGCGATGTACGCCTCGGCCATCACAGGGGGATGCAGGTCGCGATCCGTCTTGCCGATCGCTTCGGATTCATCGGCAAAGCCGTGA
This genomic window contains:
- a CDS encoding lipopolysaccharide biosynthesis protein, which encodes MANSPTDRTVEIDDGLLRANILLVLTVVGSVLGFATSVFAARLLGTDEFEDYAVAVATLGLLTTISEAGVGKYAMKVLPRYRLKKRWGRLLGYYRYSAVSVLLISVALAAVMLIGQWRKDGPFTSHPAAIAALFLPLTALSGVGIDLLMANRMSVFGSLVSRFLIPGSSLAVLFYFWTRGETLNSMQGVAIYGLGSVLGAILCWGVLIGITDSTIRQSKPVYRTGVWMSQGFYFAVSGFLGASLFRLPIIAMEMLPIAETQVAYFAAASEIGLQVLLLSKSTDKLYQPQMSVLVHQRDIDRARQLSWKRHLFIGSLCAIFMTVVIVFGRWILRLYGDAYVAGYPALCLVSAGGCVTAYWSLAPAYLRFVNFNRFVIACEAVAAIALLGLTAVLAPVAGATGTAAAFLVVISALTIFFAITASRHLYHPAK
- a CDS encoding AraC family transcriptional regulator, which gives rise to MSQPVPQSIQDAFFSRHPLAESVIRLFDCLPHTYFYAKDRDSRFVKVNQQFLENHGFADESEAIGKTDRDLHPPVMAEAYIAEDRRVMKSAQPMPGQVWLVLHRRRVPRWYVSTKTPLMDPEGQVIGLAGSMYRIERDSELSGYLQELLPCARYIERHYAEPISMASMAEMTGLSTTHFNRRFRQLLHMTPNDYLRSVRIQTAQQLLTTTSLTLAQIAVDVGYTDQSHLTKRFRQATGMTPAAYRKRFVRRLD